From a single Collibacillus ludicampi genomic region:
- a CDS encoding homoserine dehydrogenase — MKQVFNIGLLGLGTVGSGVYKILTTNAEDLAQRAGAALRVAAVAVRDKEKKRLVDVPEELLTTDAFKVATDPGIDILVEVMGGIEGTKDLLLTALKSGKSVVTANKDLIAEHGEELFAVAKENGCDLLFEASVGGGIPIIRPLKQCLAGNRITQVMGIINGTTNFMLTRMTQTGATFEEALKEAQELGYAEADPTSDVKGYDAARKMAILASLAFNSRVTFSDVDVEGIDHISDRDIAYARDLGYTIKLLGVAEEETDGEIGVCVYPALVPNEHPLASVNGAYNAIFVRGDAIGEAMFLGLGAGQMPTASAVTGDIVEAVRNLLSGANGSLISTCYHNKKIKDTLEAKRQFYLRLEVSDLPGVLSVITGILGRHGVSIQSLLQKRADSSEAEIVIITHEGREHSVYDSLAELRELKEVKAVQQVLRVIE, encoded by the coding sequence ATGAAACAAGTTTTTAATATCGGTTTATTGGGACTTGGAACGGTAGGTTCCGGAGTATATAAGATTTTAACCACGAACGCGGAAGATTTGGCACAACGGGCGGGAGCGGCGTTGCGTGTGGCGGCAGTCGCCGTGCGTGATAAAGAAAAAAAACGTTTGGTTGATGTGCCTGAAGAATTGCTGACCACCGACGCGTTTAAGGTGGCAACAGATCCTGGTATCGATATCCTCGTTGAAGTCATGGGAGGAATCGAAGGAACAAAAGACCTCCTTTTGACTGCATTGAAAAGTGGGAAAAGTGTGGTAACAGCTAACAAAGATTTGATTGCGGAACATGGGGAAGAACTGTTCGCGGTTGCCAAAGAGAATGGTTGTGATCTATTATTTGAAGCAAGTGTAGGTGGAGGGATTCCGATTATCCGGCCACTCAAACAGTGTCTGGCGGGGAACCGGATCACACAAGTCATGGGGATCATCAACGGCACGACGAACTTCATGCTCACGCGAATGACCCAAACGGGTGCAACTTTCGAAGAAGCATTGAAAGAAGCGCAGGAGCTTGGCTATGCTGAGGCCGATCCCACATCCGATGTGAAAGGGTATGATGCCGCGCGTAAGATGGCGATTCTTGCAAGTCTTGCATTCAACTCTCGCGTCACATTTTCCGATGTGGATGTTGAGGGAATCGATCACATAAGCGACCGCGATATCGCATATGCTCGAGATCTGGGATATACGATCAAGCTATTAGGTGTGGCGGAAGAAGAAACAGACGGGGAAATCGGCGTATGTGTTTATCCTGCACTCGTCCCCAACGAACACCCTCTCGCATCTGTGAATGGCGCGTACAATGCGATTTTCGTGCGGGGAGATGCGATCGGAGAAGCCATGTTCCTCGGCCTCGGAGCCGGTCAGATGCCGACAGCATCAGCTGTAACCGGAGATATTGTGGAAGCAGTACGGAACTTATTGTCCGGGGCAAATGGATCATTGATTTCCACATGTTATCATAACAAGAAGATCAAGGACACCTTGGAGGCCAAACGACAATTCTATTTGCGTCTGGAGGTCAGCGATTTGCCCGGGGTACTGAGCGTAATCACCGGCATATTGGGGCGTCACGGCGTGAGTATTCAGTCCCTGCTGCAAAAGCGTGCAGACAGTTCTGAGGCGGAAATCGTCATCATTACACACGAGGGAAGAGAGCATTCCGTATATGACTCGCTTGCCGAATTGCGGGAACTAAAAGAAGTGAAGGCGGTACAACAGGTCTTGCGTGTCATCGAATGA
- the pheA gene encoding prephenate dehydratase, whose product MGRMKVGFLGPEGTFTEEALYHHFSREEVEAQPFSTIADVLEAVDCGLVDHGIVPIENSLEGSVNLTLDWLAHQGDLWIGAEVVLPILQNLLALPGTQISDVREIGSHPHAIAQCRNFLRTLPNVTVQTWESTARAAQEVAKRESRDFAAIGTAWAAKKYGLSILKANIGDSDDNHTRFIVVERRPEHPPAIANKTMLLVYLAEDRAGALVHILNVFVALGINLTKIESRPTRKGLGSYHFLIDLDGGLQDEAVQKAITIIGTYGHRIRVLGSFLRAEKI is encoded by the coding sequence ATGGGAAGAATGAAAGTCGGGTTCCTGGGGCCTGAGGGTACTTTCACGGAAGAGGCGCTGTATCATCATTTTTCGCGGGAAGAAGTAGAGGCACAGCCATTTTCGACGATTGCCGATGTGTTGGAGGCAGTCGATTGCGGGCTCGTGGATCACGGTATTGTACCGATTGAGAATTCGTTGGAAGGATCTGTTAATTTAACATTGGATTGGTTAGCGCATCAAGGGGATCTTTGGATCGGAGCGGAAGTAGTTCTACCGATCTTACAGAACCTGTTGGCATTACCGGGGACGCAAATTTCCGATGTGCGGGAAATAGGATCTCATCCCCATGCGATCGCGCAATGTCGTAATTTTTTGCGCACCTTGCCGAACGTCACAGTACAAACATGGGAGAGTACGGCACGAGCCGCACAAGAAGTCGCCAAGAGAGAGAGCAGAGACTTCGCTGCGATCGGAACCGCATGGGCGGCAAAAAAATATGGATTATCCATACTCAAGGCCAATATTGGCGATTCGGATGATAACCATACCCGTTTTATCGTTGTTGAAAGACGTCCTGAACATCCTCCGGCGATTGCCAATAAAACGATGCTTCTGGTTTATTTGGCGGAAGATCGCGCGGGGGCATTAGTTCATATCCTTAACGTGTTTGTCGCATTGGGGATCAATTTGACCAAAATTGAATCAAGGCCTACCAGAAAAGGGCTCGGGTCTTACCATTTCCTGATCGACTTGGACGGAGGCCTACAGGATGAAGCGGTACAAAAAGCGATTACGATTATTGGTACATACGGACATAGGATCCGTGTTCTCGGCAGTTTTCTTCGAGCCGAAAAAATTTAA